The proteins below come from a single Chrysoperla carnea chromosome 1, inChrCarn1.1, whole genome shotgun sequence genomic window:
- the LOC123301708 gene encoding sentrin-specific protease 1-like: MDILNYIRNLFSWAGVDEQPRKRRADFEYDSTYLHKFRRTEELRSPSQFHERIIPIQMSASRDKTRFRRTEKPRPPARWDTKENCIEISDDEEDVIRIDDDHISPQSFYNKSRNENRFLDHDRNQKDAASIEDDDDDVLYVTCIESNEAKAKRLGFKFFKSKDCNKSPIVIKSDSLLRPNFNRYKIAKNTLRSRNESYRLDDKLKYQELLRKMSSSCFGNITKTSSTRNSTLWDIPLSNIDSRNRSRKLVDSVLTKRDTPLIDLTTGNLESKRFDSTENDLESRRLSTSFSKFKADISHNSSLFSKPTIETNNFEVSKSIKNNGDAQTSLESTPKESSPLTVKDSSDSEIECVAAEPASPSSNYSFSKSNSLKSAVETSPFCTEKWIRELKEKHNLAIKEKQSRIEQQKRLKDITSEHNKKIFGANLEERIRRSLIISDPIEIIEDTSEVSFPVLTSEQEEQINRALGPGPGSQVLAQKFNMNITRRDLQSLSGLNWLNDEVINFYMNLIMERGKQEGKLKVYATNTFFYPKLMQGGHQSLRRWTKKVDVFAHDIMLIPVHLDVHWCMTIIDFRDKTIRYLDSMGGHNHRAVEAFLTYLVEERWDKKKEKFDTTGWKMPEAKNNIPQQMNGSDCGMFSCTFAEFYARDAKFNFSQENMPYLRRKMVYEIISGKLLMN; the protein is encoded by the exons atggatatattgaattatataagaaatttatttagctGGGCTGGTGTAGACGAACAACCACGAAAACGCAG aGCTGATTTCGAATATGATTCAACTTATTTGCATAAATTTCGAAGAACTGAAGAATTGAGAAGTCCAAGTCAATTTcatg aacgcATTATTCCTATACAAATGTCTGCTTCTCGTGATAAAACGCGGTTTAGGCGAACCGAGAAACCTCGCCCACCAGCTCGTTGggatacaaaagaaaattgtattgaaatttcTGACGATGAAGAAGATGTTATTCGAATTGACGATGATCATATATCACCACAGTCCTTTTATAATAAGTCACGGAATGAAAACCGTTTTCTTGATCACGATAGAAATCAAAAAGATGCGGCATCCAttgaagatgatgatgatgatgtctTATACGTAACCTGTATAGAATCAAATGAAGCCAAAGCTAAAAGACTTGGATTCAAATTCTTTAAATCGAAGGATTGTAATAAAAGTCCTATAGTTATAAAATCAGATTCCTTATTACGACCtaattttaatagatataaaatagctaaaaacactttaCGATCTAGAAATGAATCGTATCGTTTAGATGACAAACTGAAGTATCAAGAATTATTGCGAAAAATGTCATCATCATGTTTTGGTAATATTACTAAAACTTCTTCCACACGTAATTCTACCTTGTGGGATATACCGTTATCGAATATTGACAGTCGTAATCGATCTAGAAAATTAGTCGATTCAGTGCTTACCAAAAGGGACACGCCATTAATCGATTTAACCACTGGTAATTTGGAATCAAAACGATTCGATTCAACGGAAAACGATTTAGAATCAAGACGATTAAGTACATCTTTTAGCAAATTCAAGGCAGATATATCACATAATTcgtcattattttcaaaacccacaattgaaacaaataattttgaggtGTCTAAAAGCATAAAGAATAATGGAGATGCCCAAACATCATTAGAAAGTACGCCAAAGGAATCATCTCCGTTAACTGTTAAAGATTCGTCTGATTCAGAAATTGAATGTGTCGCAGCAGAACCTGCATCCCCTTCttcaaattattcattttccaAATCTAACTCATTGAAATCTGCAGTAGAAACTTCACCGTTTTGTACCGAGAAATGGATAAGAGAGTT gaaagaaaaacataatttagcTATAAAAGAGAAACAAAGTAGGATAGAACAACAAAAACGTTTAAAAGATATTACTTCGGAACATAACAAGAAGATTTTTGGTGCAAATTTAGAAGAGCGTATTCGTCGTAGTTTGATTATAAGTGATCCAATCGAAATTATAGAAGATACTTCTGAAGTGTCTTTCCCCGTATTAACCTCTGAACAAGAAGAGCAAATAAATCGCGCCTTAGGTCCAGGGCCTGGCTCTCAAGTACTAgctcaaaaattcaatatgaatATTACTCGTCGTGATCTTCAATCTTTATCCGGATTAAATTGGCTTAATGATGAAGTTATTAACTTCTACATGAACTTGATTATGGAAAGAGGAAAGCAAGAAGGCAAATTAAAAGTATACGCTACAAACACATTCTTTTACCCAAAATTAATGCAAGGAGGTCATCAATCTTTAAGAAGATGGACCAAAAAAGTCGATGTATTCGCCCACGATATTATGTTAATTCCTGTGCATTTAGATGTTCATTGGTGTATGACCATAATAGATTTTCGTGATAAAACAATTAGATACCTAGATTCAATGGGTGGACATAATCATCGAGCAGTTGAGGCGTTCTTAACTTATTTAGTAGAGGAACGCTGGgacaaaaaaaaggaaaaatttgatACGACTGGGTGGAAAATGCCAGAAGCTAAAAACAACATACCACAGCAAATGAATGGAAGCGATTGTGGAATGTTTTCCTGTACTTTCGCTGAATTTTATGCAAGAGATGCTAAGTTTAATTTTTCCCAAGAAAATATGCCATATTTACGACGAAAAAtggtttatgaaattatttctggaaaattattaatgaattag